A genomic region of Prionailurus bengalensis isolate Pbe53 chromosome D1, Fcat_Pben_1.1_paternal_pri, whole genome shotgun sequence contains the following coding sequences:
- the LOC122483767 gene encoding olfactory receptor 1002-like — protein sequence MEFRNQTLVTEFLFVGLTNCFQHQVVLFVMFLLVYLVTLLGNVGMITLIWMDSRLHTPMYFFLSHLSFVDVCSSSVIGPRMLTDIFVKKKVISFLGCAAQLWFFGQFVVTECFLLASMAYDRYMAICKPLLYTLIMSRRICVQLVVGPYTMGLISAVTHTTFAFRLPYCGPNTINHFFCDLLPVLSLACADTQVNQVLLFILAGALGVLSGVIILVSYIYIVVTILRIRSAEGRRKAFSTCSSHLTAVSILYGTLFFIYVRPSSSFSLDINKVVSVFYTAVIPMLNPLIYSLRNKEVKDSFRRTFEKKNLLLSR from the coding sequence ATGGAATTTAGGAATCAAACTTTGGTGACTGAGTTTTTATTTGTGGGCTTAACAAATTGCTTCCAGCACCAGGTTGTTCTGTTTGTGATGTTTCTCTTGGTTTATCTGGTCACTCTTCTGGGAAATGTGGGGATGATCACCCTCATTTGGATGGATTCCCGGCTCCACACTCCCATGTACTTTTTTCTCAGCCACTTGTCCTTTGTGGATGTCTGCTCCTCTTCTGTCATTGGTCCCAGGATGTTGACAGAcatctttgtgaaaaaaaaagtaatctctttCTTGGGTTGTGCTGCCCAGTTATGGTTTTTTGGTCAGTTTGTAGTGACAGAGTGTTTTCTGTTGGCCTCCATGGCTTATGACAGGTATATGGCCATCTGTAAGCCCTTGTTGTATACACTCATTATGTCCCGGAGAATCTGCGTGCAGCTGGTGGTAGGGCCTTATACCATGGGTCTTATAAGCGCCGTAACGCATACGACGTTTGCCTTTCGCCTGCCTTACTGTGGTCCAAATACCATCAATCACTTCTTCTGTGAccttcttcctgttctctccCTGGCATGTGCAGACACTCAGGTCAATCAGGTTTTACTTTTCATCTTGGCTGGAGCTCTAGGAGTGCTCAGTGGTGTGATCATCCTGGTTTCCTACATTTACATCGTGGTCACTATCTTGAGGATCCGCTCTGCTGAGGGGAGGCGCaaagccttctccacctgctctTCACACCTGACTGCTGTCTCCATCCTGTATGGGACACTCTTCTTTATCTATGTACGCCCCAGTTCTAGTTTCTCCCTGGACATCAATAAAGTGGTTTCTGTGTTCTACACAGCCGTGATCCCCATGTTGAACCCCCTTATCTACAGCCTGAGAAACAAAGAGGTCAAGGATTCATTCAGGAGGACGTTTGAGAAGAAGAATCTTCTTCTGAGTAGGTAA